A stretch of DNA from Gloeocapsopsis sp. IPPAS B-1203:
TGCTTTTTGAGACCATTGCGCCGACTATCTAAACCAATCTCAGCCATCACTAAGGGGCGATCGCCAACCAGGTTTTGCAGACGTGCTAGGTAAGCTTGCAAACGGTCTTGTTGTTCCAAGTAGACGTTGAAACAAACAAAGTCAACAAATGGCAGATGTAGATACTCAGTCGTGGGATAATTCACGTAAGTCACTAAACTGCCAGGGTCTTCACTTTTTGCTACCCAATACAGTTGTTGTAAGAAACGCTCGATGCGATGACGACCGTACCACCGCACAATGGACGCTGGAATTTCATTACCGATCGCGTAACACAATAATGCCGGATGATCTGCACAAGTACGCACACCGCTACGGATGCGTTCTTTAATTGCTTTGATGCGGTTCTTATCCTCCAAAAATGCAATATGCTGTTCCCAGGGCAGCCCCACCATCACACGCAGTCCGTGTTTTGCCGCAACATCTAATAACCAACGTGGCGGTACTGTATACGTCCGCACCGCATTGATACCCTTCGCCGCCATTGTGGCAAAGTCAGATTCCACAATCCGAGGATTGGGATAATCATTGCCGTTTTGGTCAGGACGAAAAGTTCCATAGGTAACGCCACAAACATAGAGTTTCTCCTCACCGATAAACAGAAACTTACCCCGAACTTGTGGTCGCAGTTGCTGCGTTACAGAAAAAGGAGTGGGTAAGTTACGTACAGTTATTTGTTGAGCAGTCAAGTTGATCGCACCCTTTCAAAATCTATCGGGTTGCCCCAAGAGAACATAAAATTAAAAATAATCATTGAAGCTTTAAGAATGCTTAAATGAAGCTTAATGTATCCTTAAATTCTGCTCGACCAACTGCAATTTAATTCCTAAAACGCAAGCACTACAAAGCTTCTAGCAATTTGATGCAAGTAAGTTGCAATAACAATTTATCCGAATTTAATTAACAGCTTGTAACTAAATTCGCCACATAATATCAATTCGTAATGCCTTTTTCAGAGGAACTTCGCTACTAACACAATTATTTATTCTCCTCTGCTCCCTTGCCCCTCTGCACAAAAAGTGGCAACTCTACCCAAAACACCGCCCCACCCCTTGGTTGATTCGCCGCATTGATTGTGCCGCCGTGAGCTTCTACAATTGCTTTGGCAATAGCTAAACCCAATCCCGAACCCCGCTCCTCATTCCGCTGCTGGCGATCGCGGTAAAAGCGCTCAAAAATATAAGGCAGAACAGTTGGAGAAATACCAGATCCCGTATCGGCGATCGTAACCCGTGCTTTAGAGTTGACAATTGCTAGCTGGAAATCGATCTGCGTACCTTCTGGGGTATGGCGAATTGCGTTATCCAAAAGATTCAGTAGCACTTGCTCAATGCGATCCATGTCAACTAGTACCATCACATTGCTAGCGATCTGGGTTTGCAGCTGGCGTTCTCCCATCATCAAGCGGACTTGTTCTGCGACTTCAATACACAAGCTTGATAAGTCAGTCAGTTGTAAATTAAACGTTGCTGAGCGATCGCTGCGTGCAAGCAACAAGAGATCTTTAACCAGCCGATTTGTGCGATCGACCTCGCGGCGGATTTTACGAAGCAAGGGCTTACCTGAATCGGGTGTCCCTGCGACTCCATTCATCAGTATTAAGTCAGCATAACCACCAATGACAGTTAGTGGCGTGCGCAGTTCGTGCGAGACATCAGCGAGGAATTGACGCAGTTGAGATTCCGATCGCCTTTGTGCCTCAAACGCAGTTTGAATACGGTCGATCATTTTGTTGAAAGACCAAGCTAGTTTACCGACTTCATCGTGTCCCTGCGGTAGTTGTACGCGCTGCGAGAGATCGCCCCGCGCAATTCTATCTGTCACTACAATCATGCGTTCTAATGTTCGCAAATTGGCACGTACCATGAGAAAAATCAATGCTGCGGCGATCGCTAGAAAAACTACGCTAGCGACTACAAATGACAACACGTGCTGGCGTATTTCAAAGAAGCGTTCTACAAGCGAGGTACTCAATACCACAACACCAAGTGGTTCTCGACGTGGTGGAATGGGGACAAGCGCTATCAAAATTTGCTTGCCATTACTACCATTTATGATGTAATTTTGCTCTAATTCGCCTGCTAATGCCGGTACATACCACTCTTTAGGCAATTCAGGCGGCATCGGTTCGCCAATTGTACTGATATGGCGACCAATGACTGAACCGTTACGGTTAACAATCAACGCGCCGGTGTCTGCTGAAGTGAGATCAGTTGCAAGTTGTGGTGCTAGTGCTTGCAGTTTTTGTTCGTCTACAGGCTGGTTGAGTAGCTGTGCATCAATAGTTGGCTTTGCTTGCGCGCGAATGCGTACGGCTTCGCG
This window harbors:
- a CDS encoding HAMP domain-containing sensor histidine kinase translates to MTLRWRLTLSILASITPLLLLLGLHDYINLRTFMLDREAVRIRAQAKPTIDAQLLNQPVDEQKLQALAPQLATDLTSADTGALIVNRNGSVIGRHISTIGEPMPPELPKEWYVPALAGELEQNYIINGSNGKQILIALVPIPPRREPLGVVVLSTSLVERFFEIRQHVLSFVVASVVFLAIAAALIFLMVRANLRTLERMIVVTDRIARGDLSQRVQLPQGHDEVGKLAWSFNKMIDRIQTAFEAQRRSESQLRQFLADVSHELRTPLTVIGGYADLILMNGVAGTPDSGKPLLRKIRREVDRTNRLVKDLLLLARSDRSATFNLQLTDLSSLCIEVAEQVRLMMGERQLQTQIASNVMVLVDMDRIEQVLLNLLDNAIRHTPEGTQIDFQLAIVNSKARVTIADTGSGISPTVLPYIFERFYRDRQQRNEERGSGLGLAIAKAIVEAHGGTINAANQPRGGAVFWVELPLFVQRGKGAEENK